From a region of the Streptococcus ruminantium genome:
- the mutS gene encoding DNA mismatch repair protein MutS, which produces MAVEKISPGMQQYLDIKSQYPDAFLLFRMGDFYELFYEDAVEAAQILELSLTSRNKNAENPIPMAGVPYHAAQQYIDTLVELGHKVAIAEQMEDPKQAVGVVKREVVQVITPGTVTDSSKMGADSNFLVAIDREGIYFALSYMDVATGQFFVTSLEDFSSLCGEIRNLRARELVIGYALSEEEEQVLANQMNLLLSFENELSDDIHLIDSSLTDLEQAAARKLLSYIHQTQKRDLVHLQKVVHYEIKDYLQMDYATKSSLDLLENSRTGKKHGSLYWLMDETKTAMGMRLLRTWINRPLIDQKRIENRQAVVQIFLDYFFERSDLIEALKGVYDIERLASRVSFGKTLPKDLLQLAQTLGKVPAIKNILQQMAEPTLASLVAGLDPIPELHALISSAIDPEAQGAITDGNIIKTGFDETLDQYRLVMREGAGWIAEIEAKERQASGINNLKIDYNKKDGYYFHVTNSNLGNVPAHFFRKATLKNSERYGTEELAKIEGQMLEARDRSANLEYEIFTRIRQEVEKYIGRLQKLARTIATIDVLQAFAVLAEQQYLVCPQFTQKRELMIDRGRHAVVEKVMGKQTYIPNSIHLDTTTHMQLITGPNMSGKSTYMRQLAMIVIMAQMGAYVPADQAELPIFDAIFTRIGAADDLVSGQSTFMVEMMEANKAVRLATERSLILFDELGRGTATYDGMALAQSIIEFIHDKIGAKTLFATHYHELTELNQTLSHLENVHVSTLEKDGQVTFLHKIAAGPADKSYGIHVARIAGMPEELLQRADSILRELESHAPSAQSSQVSLVSEPEHEQPAVFAETLSHPVLDELANLDIYNMTPMEVMVAVAELKKQL; this is translated from the coding sequence ATGGCAGTGGAAAAAATTTCTCCAGGAATGCAACAGTATTTGGATATTAAGTCTCAATATCCAGATGCTTTTTTGCTTTTCCGTATGGGAGATTTTTACGAGTTATTTTATGAAGATGCGGTGGAGGCCGCCCAGATTTTAGAACTATCTTTGACCAGTCGGAATAAGAACGCAGAAAACCCCATCCCTATGGCTGGGGTTCCCTACCATGCAGCCCAGCAGTACATTGATACTTTGGTCGAATTGGGGCATAAGGTTGCTATTGCGGAGCAGATGGAAGATCCCAAGCAGGCAGTCGGTGTGGTAAAACGCGAAGTGGTTCAGGTTATTACTCCAGGTACGGTGACAGACTCTTCCAAGATGGGTGCCGATAGTAACTTTTTGGTGGCGATTGATCGGGAAGGGATTTACTTTGCACTTTCTTACATGGATGTAGCGACAGGACAATTTTTTGTGACGAGTTTGGAGGATTTTTCCAGCCTTTGTGGCGAAATCCGTAACCTGCGGGCGCGTGAACTAGTGATTGGCTATGCTCTTTCGGAAGAAGAGGAGCAAGTTCTTGCCAATCAGATGAATCTGCTCTTGTCTTTTGAAAATGAGTTGTCTGACGATATTCATTTGATTGATTCGTCATTGACAGACTTGGAGCAGGCAGCAGCTAGAAAATTGCTCAGCTATATCCATCAGACTCAAAAGCGTGACTTGGTTCACCTGCAAAAGGTAGTTCATTATGAAATCAAAGACTATTTGCAGATGGATTATGCAACAAAATCCAGTCTTGATTTGCTGGAAAATAGTCGGACAGGAAAGAAACATGGTAGTTTGTACTGGTTGATGGATGAGACGAAGACGGCTATGGGGATGCGGTTGTTGCGGACATGGATCAATCGTCCTTTGATAGATCAAAAAAGGATTGAAAATCGTCAGGCTGTTGTGCAGATTTTTCTGGATTATTTCTTTGAGCGTAGTGATTTGATTGAGGCCTTGAAGGGGGTCTATGATATTGAACGTCTGGCCAGTCGGGTGTCGTTTGGTAAGACCTTGCCCAAGGATTTGTTACAACTTGCTCAGACCCTGGGAAAGGTGCCAGCTATCAAAAATATTTTACAACAGATGGCCGAGCCTACCTTAGCCAGTTTGGTGGCTGGGCTAGACCCGATCCCAGAACTCCACGCTCTCATTAGCTCTGCTATTGACCCAGAAGCTCAGGGGGCTATTACGGATGGAAATATTATCAAGACAGGCTTTGATGAGACTTTGGATCAGTATCGCTTGGTGATGCGTGAGGGGGCAGGCTGGATTGCAGAGATTGAGGCCAAGGAGCGGCAAGCATCAGGAATCAATAATCTCAAGATTGATTACAACAAAAAAGATGGTTACTATTTTCATGTGACTAATTCTAACTTGGGCAATGTGCCTGCTCATTTCTTTCGTAAGGCGACCTTGAAAAATTCCGAACGGTATGGAACAGAGGAGTTGGCTAAAATTGAAGGTCAGATGCTGGAAGCGCGTGATAGGTCTGCCAATTTGGAATATGAGATTTTCACGCGCATCCGCCAAGAGGTGGAAAAGTACATCGGTCGCTTGCAAAAATTGGCTCGAACCATCGCAACCATTGATGTTCTTCAAGCGTTTGCGGTTCTTGCTGAGCAACAATATTTGGTCTGTCCACAGTTTACGCAGAAGCGAGAATTGATGATTGATCGTGGTCGTCATGCGGTTGTTGAGAAGGTTATGGGTAAGCAGACCTATATTCCAAATTCTATTCACTTGGATACAACAACACACATGCAGTTGATTACAGGTCCAAACATGAGTGGAAAGTCAACTTACATGCGGCAGTTGGCAATGATTGTCATCATGGCTCAGATGGGGGCGTACGTGCCTGCGGATCAAGCAGAACTACCAATTTTCGATGCGATTTTCACTCGGATTGGGGCAGCGGATGATTTGGTTAGTGGTCAATCAACTTTTATGGTGGAAATGATGGAGGCCAACAAGGCTGTTCGTTTGGCCACGGAGCGCTCCCTTATTCTTTTTGATGAATTGGGACGGGGAACGGCTACTTATGATGGTATGGCCTTGGCTCAGTCAATTATTGAGTTCATTCACGATAAGATAGGCGCTAAAACCCTTTTTGCTACTCACTACCACGAGTTGACCGAGCTTAATCAGACGCTTTCTCACCTAGAAAATGTCCATGTTTCAACCTTGGAAAAAGATGGGCAAGTGACCTTCCTCCACAAGATTGCTGCTGGTCCAGCTGATAAGTCCTATGGGATTCATGTAGCTAGGATTGCGGGCATGCCAGAGGAGCTTTTGCAGCGAGCAGATAGCATTTTGCGAGAATTGGAAAGCCATGCACCGTCTGCTCAATCTAGTCAGGTCAGTCTGGTGAGCGAGCCGGAGCATGAACAGCCTGCTGTATTCGCAGAAACTCTTTCTCACCCAGTCCTAGATGAACTGGCAAACTTAGACATCTACAATATGACACCGATGGAAGTCATGGTGGCAGTGGCAGAGTTGAAGAAACAGTTGTAG
- the argR gene encoding arginine repressor: MNKAERHELIKSMIRQEKIGRQMDIQQILEAQGVVVTQTTLSRDLRELGVIKIHENGRSFYSLAAEEERVNFIQLLAQYAYKVNRASFILVLHSELGEAALMANIIDAEKPETILGTLAGANTLLVICRDELAAQQVEAEINYYLE, from the coding sequence ATGAATAAAGCAGAGCGACATGAACTAATCAAGTCGATGATTCGTCAAGAAAAGATAGGACGTCAAATGGACATTCAACAGATTTTAGAAGCTCAAGGTGTAGTGGTAACTCAAACAACTTTGTCGCGTGATTTACGGGAGTTGGGAGTGATAAAAATTCATGAGAATGGGCGTTCATTTTATTCTTTGGCAGCTGAGGAAGAGCGAGTAAATTTTATCCAATTATTGGCACAGTACGCATACAAGGTGAACAGGGCTAGTTTTATTCTTGTCCTACATTCTGAGCTGGGGGAAGCAGCTTTAATGGCCAATATTATTGATGCAGAAAAGCCAGAAACCATTCTGGGGACATTGGCAGGAGCTAACACACTCTTGGTGATTTGTCGTGATGAGTTAGCAGCCCAGCAGGTTGAGGCAGAGATAAATTACTATTTGGAATAG
- the argS gene encoding arginine--tRNA ligase — protein sequence MNQKQIIAERLAAVLPSLEVEAVYALLEKPKSSEMGDIAFPAFSLAKVERKSPQAIAASIVETLDTTGFENVVATGPYVNFFLDKAGVSHKVLTDVISEKEHYGQLNIGQGKNVTVDMSSPNIAKPFSVGHLRSTVIGDALANIHEKLGYKPIRINHLGDWGKQFGMLIVAYKLWGDKAAVEADPISELLKLYVRINAEAEEKPELDDEARQWFKKLEDGDPEAQELWQWFRDESLVEFNRIYDKLGVTFDSFNGEAFYNDKMDEGIQILEDKALLQESKGAKIVDLESYNLPPALIMKTDGATLYITRDIATAMYRKRTYDFVKSIYVVGQEQINHFKQLKAVLKEMGFDWSDDMTHITFGLVTKDKKKLSTRKGNIILLEPTLDEAISRALAQIESKNPNLENKEKVAHAVGVGAVKFYDLKTDRDNGYDFDLEAMVSFEGETGPYVQYAYARIQSILRKANFAPEADNDYKLADTESWEIIKHIQNFSNVVERAGDKFDPSLIAKYTINLAQAFNKYYAHTRILDESPERDSRLALAYATGVVLKEALRLLGVKAPEKM from the coding sequence ATGAACCAAAAACAGATAATCGCCGAAAGACTGGCAGCTGTGCTTCCAAGTTTGGAAGTTGAGGCTGTCTATGCCTTGCTAGAAAAACCAAAATCGTCCGAAATGGGTGACATCGCATTCCCCGCTTTCTCACTCGCTAAGGTAGAACGCAAGTCCCCACAAGCCATTGCAGCCAGTATCGTAGAAACACTCGATACTACCGGCTTTGAAAATGTCGTAGCAACTGGACCTTACGTAAATTTCTTCTTGGACAAGGCAGGTGTCTCACATAAAGTGCTGACTGATGTCATCTCCGAAAAAGAGCACTACGGTCAACTAAATATCGGTCAAGGAAAAAATGTGACGGTTGATATGTCTAGTCCAAACATTGCTAAGCCATTTTCAGTAGGACATTTGCGTTCGACAGTTATCGGTGATGCTCTCGCTAATATCCATGAAAAACTCGGCTATAAGCCAATCCGTATCAACCACTTGGGTGACTGGGGCAAACAATTTGGTATGCTAATCGTAGCCTATAAACTATGGGGGGATAAAGCGGCTGTTGAAGCAGACCCAATCTCTGAACTTCTCAAACTCTACGTCCGTATCAATGCCGAAGCAGAAGAAAAACCTGAACTTGATGATGAGGCTCGCCAATGGTTCAAGAAATTGGAAGACGGAGATCCAGAAGCACAAGAACTATGGCAATGGTTCCGTGACGAAAGTTTGGTCGAATTTAACCGTATTTACGATAAGCTCGGTGTAACATTCGACAGTTTTAATGGTGAAGCCTTCTACAACGACAAGATGGATGAGGGGATTCAAATCCTCGAAGACAAGGCGCTCTTGCAAGAATCAAAAGGTGCAAAAATTGTAGATCTTGAAAGCTACAATCTTCCACCAGCCCTCATCATGAAAACAGATGGTGCAACCCTCTACATCACGCGCGACATTGCAACAGCTATGTACCGTAAGCGCACCTACGACTTTGTAAAAAGTATCTATGTCGTTGGTCAAGAACAAATCAACCACTTCAAGCAACTCAAAGCCGTACTGAAAGAAATGGGCTTTGACTGGAGTGACGATATGACCCATATCACCTTCGGACTTGTCACCAAGGATAAGAAGAAATTATCAACTCGTAAAGGAAATATTATCCTTCTTGAACCAACTCTTGATGAAGCAATTTCACGCGCTCTCGCACAGATCGAGTCTAAGAATCCTAATCTCGAAAATAAGGAAAAAGTGGCCCATGCAGTCGGTGTTGGTGCTGTCAAATTCTACGATCTGAAAACAGACCGCGACAACGGCTACGACTTTGATTTGGAAGCAATGGTTTCTTTTGAAGGAGAAACAGGTCCTTATGTGCAGTATGCCTATGCCCGCATTCAGTCTATCTTGCGCAAAGCAAACTTTGCACCTGAAGCAGACAATGACTACAAATTAGCTGATACAGAAAGCTGGGAAATCATCAAACATATCCAAAACTTCTCAAATGTTGTAGAACGTGCCGGTGACAAATTTGACCCATCACTGATAGCTAAATATACTATCAATCTAGCTCAGGCCTTCAACAAATACTACGCCCACACTCGCATTTTAGACGAAAGCCCAGAACGTGACAGTCGATTGGCTCTTGCTTACGCTACAGGTGTAGTCCTCAAAGAAGCTCTCCGCCTTCTCGGTGTTAAAGCTCCAGAAAAAATGTAA
- a CDS encoding SH3 domain-containing protein: MNSRLFTSSKTKRMTYCLMTTAFITSLSFQAPQQVFANARGDDYPYTAIDAVDPWRLYTRQCTSFAAFRLSTVNNFTLPPAYGNADTWGHRARQEGYTVDMNPAVGSIAWFEIPMHVAWVSAVNGDSVEIEEYNYGARYTYGRRTIPKHSASGYIHFKDLESANSSTISTLPTATTLASSGTYTFTDQVAIKSQASSASSTIDYYFAGETVRYDQVIEAEGQQWISYISYSGARRYIAIETVTNTLTQQATVYSSLPPSGIYTIKTHSSVRNNPSLSSPEVAHYDTGASVYYDKVVTAEGRQWISYISYSGIRRYIAIS, translated from the coding sequence ATGAATAGTAGATTATTCACAAGTTCAAAAACGAAAAGAATGACTTATTGTCTCATGACAACCGCCTTTATCACAAGCCTTAGCTTTCAAGCTCCGCAGCAGGTTTTTGCCAATGCCAGAGGAGACGACTATCCCTATACTGCTATTGATGCAGTAGATCCTTGGAGATTGTACACACGACAATGCACTTCTTTTGCAGCATTCAGGCTGAGCACCGTCAACAATTTTACCCTGCCACCAGCTTACGGAAATGCTGATACATGGGGCCATCGTGCCAGACAAGAAGGATATACCGTAGATATGAATCCAGCAGTGGGCTCCATTGCTTGGTTTGAGATACCTATGCATGTAGCCTGGGTTTCTGCTGTAAATGGTGATTCTGTAGAGATTGAAGAATACAACTATGGTGCACGCTATACCTACGGGCGACGAACAATCCCAAAACACAGTGCCAGTGGCTATATTCATTTCAAAGATCTAGAGAGCGCAAACTCCAGTACTATCTCCACACTTCCTACAGCGACAACATTGGCATCCAGTGGTACCTATACCTTTACCGATCAAGTAGCCATCAAATCCCAAGCTAGTTCTGCTAGTTCTACTATTGATTACTATTTTGCAGGAGAAACTGTCCGTTATGATCAGGTCATCGAAGCCGAGGGCCAACAATGGATTAGTTATATCAGTTATTCTGGTGCTCGACGCTATATTGCCATTGAGACAGTAACAAATACTCTCACTCAACAAGCCACAGTCTATTCTAGTCTCCCTCCATCAGGTATCTACACCATAAAGACACACTCTAGTGTCCGCAACAATCCAAGTCTATCCAGTCCTGAGGTTGCACATTATGATACCGGTGCGAGTGTCTACTACGATAAAGTCGTTACCGCCGAAGGCCGACAATGGATTAGTTATATTAGCTATTCTGGTATCCGTCGCTATATCGCTATTTCTTGA
- a CDS encoding ABC transporter permease encodes MKKTVHLYIVVILSSIASLLRIFNVFFSKYDETVMRQLFQNLEGIDEAMFTFMRESISFQTNLINKAFAVVLLLTLVAVVVLLFLGKNRQASCTYLGYLIGTLLLHTYSFVGSKGLTQIYTDLTTRQIVEIQTLAFYVVNIVLFLIYFGVTIFFHLRKPKQELSETNHSTDI; translated from the coding sequence ATGAAAAAAACAGTACATTTATATATTGTTGTTATATTATCGTCCATTGCTAGCTTGTTGCGTATTTTTAATGTCTTCTTCTCCAAATATGATGAAACAGTTATGCGTCAATTATTCCAGAATTTAGAGGGAATTGATGAAGCCATGTTTACATTTATGAGAGAGTCTATCTCTTTCCAGACGAACCTTATCAATAAAGCTTTTGCAGTGGTTCTTTTACTGACTTTGGTTGCTGTAGTTGTTCTCCTTTTCCTTGGGAAGAATAGGCAGGCTTCCTGCACTTATCTGGGTTATCTCATTGGAACTCTCTTGTTGCATACCTACTCTTTCGTTGGCAGCAAAGGACTAACTCAGATTTATACAGATTTGACGACTCGCCAAATAGTAGAGATTCAAACTTTGGCTTTCTATGTAGTCAATATTGTTCTTTTTCTTATCTATTTTGGTGTGACAATCTTCTTCCACTTGCGTAAACCGAAGCAAGAGTTGAGCGAAACCAACCATTCAACAGATATTTAG
- the malQ gene encoding 4-alpha-glucanotransferase has translation MKTRQSGVLMHISSLPGKYGIGSMGQAAYEFVDFLVRTKQRYWQILPLGTTSYGDSPYQSFSAFAGNTHFIDFDLLIDKGWLKAEDLQGIDFGQNPSEVDYAAIFHARRPLLEKVVANMQAQGLPEDYWTFLGENDFWIHTFAEYMAIKEHFDLKPWTDWEDQGARLRYHDTLEYYRQLLADQIDYHRISQYLFFTQWRALKAYANAKGIELVGDMPIYIAADSADMWANPHFFKTDEEGKPSVVAGCPPDAFSEIGQLWGNPIYDWEAMKNDGFTWWVARLRESFKIYDMVRIDHFIGFASFWEIPAGEETAVNGRRVEAPGFELFDTIKRELGDLNIIAEDLGSVTDKVIQLRDTTGFPGMKVLQFAFDPNGDSIEMPHNHPNNVVAYTGTHDNDTILGWYENETSAGSRAFLDKYSNRREEETINHALFRLLFGSPAFMAVVTMQDLLGLDGSARMNLPNTVGGNWTWRMTADQLTPTIEAELRDLTETYRRVNVNSQE, from the coding sequence ATGAAAACAAGACAAAGTGGTGTGCTCATGCACATCTCATCTCTACCAGGAAAATATGGAATTGGTTCCATGGGACAAGCGGCCTATGAGTTTGTTGATTTTCTGGTTCGGACGAAGCAACGCTACTGGCAGATTCTGCCACTGGGAACGACCAGTTATGGAGATTCTCCCTATCAATCCTTTTCAGCTTTTGCGGGGAATACTCATTTCATTGATTTTGATCTGTTGATTGACAAAGGCTGGCTAAAAGCGGAAGACTTGCAGGGGATCGATTTTGGTCAGAATCCATCTGAAGTAGATTATGCAGCAATTTTTCATGCTCGACGTCCTTTATTGGAGAAAGTTGTTGCAAATATGCAAGCTCAGGGTTTGCCAGAGGATTATTGGACATTTCTAGGGGAGAATGATTTTTGGATTCATACCTTTGCTGAGTACATGGCGATCAAGGAGCATTTTGATTTAAAACCTTGGACAGATTGGGAGGATCAAGGAGCTCGTTTGCGCTATCATGATACCTTAGAATACTATCGTCAGCTACTTGCAGACCAGATTGATTACCATCGCATCAGCCAGTATCTATTCTTTACCCAATGGCGTGCTTTAAAGGCTTATGCCAATGCCAAAGGGATTGAGCTTGTTGGCGATATGCCGATTTATATTGCGGCAGATTCTGCGGACATGTGGGCTAATCCTCATTTCTTCAAGACGGATGAAGAAGGCAAGCCCAGTGTGGTTGCAGGGTGTCCACCAGATGCTTTTTCAGAAATCGGTCAACTTTGGGGGAACCCTATTTATGACTGGGAGGCGATGAAAAATGATGGTTTTACATGGTGGGTAGCCCGTTTGCGTGAATCATTCAAGATTTATGATATGGTTCGCATCGATCACTTTATCGGCTTTGCTTCATTCTGGGAAATTCCAGCAGGTGAGGAAACAGCAGTCAATGGTCGTCGTGTGGAGGCACCTGGTTTTGAACTTTTTGATACTATTAAACGTGAATTGGGAGATTTGAATATTATCGCGGAAGATCTTGGTTCAGTGACTGATAAAGTGATTCAATTACGTGATACTACTGGATTTCCAGGGATGAAAGTTCTTCAATTCGCCTTTGATCCAAATGGTGATAGTATCGAAATGCCCCATAACCATCCCAACAATGTTGTAGCCTATACAGGTACACATGATAATGACACCATTCTTGGATGGTATGAAAATGAAACAAGTGCTGGGTCGCGTGCATTCCTAGACAAGTACAGCAACCGTCGCGAAGAGGAAACAATTAACCATGCTCTTTTCCGTCTCCTCTTTGGCTCGCCAGCATTTATGGCAGTAGTCACTATGCAGGATCTATTGGGCTTAGATGGTTCGGCTCGAATGAACTTGCCAAATACGGTTGGCGGCAACTGGACATGGCGGATGACAGCAGATCAGCTAACACCAACCATTGAAGCAGAATTACGAGATCTGACGGAGACCTACCGCCGGGTCAATGTAAATAGCCAAGAATAA
- a CDS encoding extracellular solute-binding protein, whose protein sequence is MKHKLLKSVALLAASTAVLAACSNSGSSTKTSKPAEGSKELTIYVDKGYEKYVNEVKANFEKENGVTIKVKTGDALAGLDNLSLDNQSGSAPDVMMAPYDRVGSLGSEGQLSELKLASDSKADDTTTALVTNGGKVYGSPAVIETLVLYYNKNLLKEAPKTFAELETLAKDSKYAFEGEAGKTTAFLADWINFYYTYGLLSGHGGYVFGENGTNPKDIGLDNEGAVKAIEYAKTWYEKWPKGLQDGTAASNLINTQFTDGKAAAIIEGPWKAAAYKEAGLNYGVATIPTLADGKKYSAFGGGKAWVVPTGSKNKETAQKFVDFLSSTDQQKALYDATNEVPANTEARKYAVGKNDELTTAVINQFDSAQPMPNISQMSTVWEPAGNMLFEAASGAKDAKTAATDAVKLIKDTITQKYGN, encoded by the coding sequence ATGAAACACAAACTTCTTAAGAGCGTTGCTCTTCTTGCTGCATCAACTGCTGTTTTGGCTGCTTGCTCAAACTCAGGCTCATCAACAAAGACGTCTAAGCCTGCAGAAGGCAGCAAAGAATTGACAATTTATGTTGATAAAGGCTATGAGAAATATGTCAACGAAGTCAAAGCTAACTTTGAAAAAGAAAATGGCGTAACCATCAAAGTTAAAACAGGCGATGCCTTGGCTGGTTTGGACAATTTGTCATTAGACAACCAATCAGGATCAGCTCCAGACGTTATGATGGCACCATACGACCGCGTAGGTAGCCTTGGATCTGAAGGTCAACTTTCAGAATTGAAACTTGCAAGCGATAGTAAAGCAGATGACACAACAACTGCTCTTGTAACAAATGGCGGTAAAGTTTACGGTTCACCAGCAGTTATCGAAACACTTGTTCTTTACTACAACAAAAACTTGTTGAAAGAAGCACCTAAGACATTCGCAGAACTTGAAACACTTGCCAAAGATAGCAAATATGCTTTCGAAGGTGAAGCTGGTAAAACAACTGCCTTCCTTGCTGACTGGATAAACTTCTACTACACTTACGGTCTTCTCTCAGGTCACGGTGGCTATGTATTCGGTGAAAACGGTACCAATCCAAAAGACATCGGTCTTGACAACGAAGGCGCTGTTAAAGCAATTGAGTATGCTAAAACTTGGTATGAGAAATGGCCTAAAGGTCTCCAAGATGGTACTGCTGCAAGCAACTTGATTAACACTCAATTTACAGACGGTAAGGCTGCGGCTATCATCGAAGGTCCTTGGAAAGCTGCCGCTTACAAAGAAGCTGGTTTGAACTATGGTGTTGCAACAATTCCAACACTTGCAGATGGCAAGAAATACTCAGCATTTGGTGGTGGTAAAGCATGGGTTGTTCCTACAGGTTCTAAAAACAAAGAAACTGCACAAAAATTTGTTGACTTCTTGAGTTCTACAGACCAACAAAAAGCACTTTATGATGCTACAAACGAAGTGCCTGCTAATACTGAAGCTCGTAAATACGCTGTGGGTAAAAATGATGAGTTGACAACTGCGGTTATCAATCAGTTTGACTCAGCTCAACCAATGCCAAACATCTCTCAAATGAGTACTGTTTGGGAACCAGCAGGTAACATGCTCTTTGAAGCTGCAAGTGGTGCAAAAGATGCTAAAACTGCAGCAACAGATGCTGTTAAATTGATTAAAGATACAATCACTCAAAAATACGGCAACTAG
- a CDS encoding sugar ABC transporter permease — protein MTMKQNPGKALLLSLIPGLGQIYNKQKAKGCIFLGVSLAFLVYFIAIAAGELGNLITLGSQSGQDNSLFMLIRGSFHLIITVIYLAFYALNLKDAFDTAKRWNSGMPVATTLNEMVKGIYENGFPYLLIIPSYIAMTFAIIFPVVVTLFIAFTNYDFQHLPPGSLLDWIGFTNFSNIWKLSTFRAAFGSVLGWTIIWALCASTAQIVIGILTAIIANQPFIKGKRIFGVIFLLPWAVPAFVTILTFSNMFNDSVGAINTQVLPFLSKFLPFIDNFLIPWKTDPFWTKVALIMIQSWLGFPYIYVLTLGILQSIPNDLYEAAYIDGASAIQKFWNITFPMILAVAAPTLISQYTFNFNNFSIIYLFNNGGPGSVGGGAGSTDILISWIYKLTTGTAPQYSMAAAVTLIISMIVISISMIAFKKLNAFEMEDV, from the coding sequence ATGACTATGAAACAAAATCCAGGTAAAGCACTCCTTTTGTCCCTGATCCCAGGTCTGGGACAAATCTATAATAAGCAAAAAGCTAAAGGTTGCATATTTTTAGGAGTTTCTCTTGCCTTCCTTGTTTATTTTATTGCTATTGCCGCCGGTGAATTAGGAAACTTAATCACACTCGGTAGTCAATCTGGGCAAGATAACTCGCTCTTTATGCTGATTCGTGGTTCTTTCCACCTAATCATCACAGTTATCTATCTTGCTTTTTACGCACTCAACTTAAAAGATGCCTTCGATACTGCTAAACGCTGGAACTCTGGCATGCCAGTTGCAACTACTCTGAATGAAATGGTTAAAGGAATTTATGAGAATGGTTTCCCATATCTCTTAATTATCCCATCTTATATTGCAATGACCTTTGCCATCATTTTCCCTGTTGTAGTTACCCTATTTATCGCTTTTACCAACTATGATTTCCAACACTTGCCTCCGGGTTCACTCTTGGACTGGATAGGATTCACTAACTTTTCAAATATCTGGAAACTTAGTACCTTCCGTGCAGCATTTGGTTCTGTCTTAGGTTGGACAATTATCTGGGCTCTTTGTGCTTCTACAGCACAGATTGTTATCGGTATCCTGACAGCTATTATTGCTAACCAACCATTTATCAAGGGGAAACGTATCTTCGGTGTCATCTTCTTGCTTCCTTGGGCAGTACCTGCTTTTGTGACCATCCTGACGTTCAGCAATATGTTCAACGATAGTGTGGGGGCTATCAATACACAGGTATTACCATTCTTGAGCAAATTCTTGCCATTCATTGATAACTTCTTAATCCCTTGGAAAACAGATCCCTTCTGGACTAAAGTTGCCCTCATCATGATACAGTCTTGGCTCGGATTCCCTTATATCTATGTATTGACACTAGGTATTTTGCAATCTATTCCAAACGACCTATACGAGGCAGCTTACATTGATGGTGCTAGCGCTATTCAAAAATTCTGGAACATCACCTTCCCAATGATTTTAGCTGTGGCAGCTCCTACTCTTATCAGCCAGTACACTTTCAACTTCAATAACTTCTCTATCATCTATCTGTTCAACAATGGTGGTCCAGGTAGTGTCGGTGGCGGTGCAGGCTCAACAGACATCTTGATTTCATGGATTTACAAATTGACAACTGGTACCGCTCCGCAGTACTCTATGGCCGCAGCGGTAACCTTGATTATCTCCATGATTGTCATCAGCATTTCCATGATCGCCTTCAAGAAACTAAACGCTTTTGAAATGGAGGATGTGTAA